A single region of the Prochlorococcus marinus str. MIT 0917 genome encodes:
- a CDS encoding DUF1651 domain-containing protein: protein MNQPIREAIPTPTGWLVSPTREFCMFFIRDPKSEMAFPRVYTQLWYCLEDGTPTKLKNTRRIDLESAIETWHELLTQDWELMEHQINEDAA from the coding sequence ATGAATCAACCAATCAGAGAAGCAATCCCAACTCCAACAGGATGGTTGGTATCACCTACTAGAGAATTTTGTATGTTCTTTATTCGTGATCCCAAATCCGAAATGGCATTCCCAAGAGTGTATACACAACTTTGGTATTGCCTTGAAGATGGCACTCCAACCAAATTAAAAAATACAAGAAGAATTGATCTCGAATCTGCTATTGAAACTTGGCATGAACTCTTAACCCAAGATTGGGAACTAATGGAACATCAGATAAATGAAGATGCTGCCTAA